The following coding sequences are from one Musa acuminata AAA Group cultivar baxijiao chromosome BXJ1-6, Cavendish_Baxijiao_AAA, whole genome shotgun sequence window:
- the LOC135676773 gene encoding T-complex protein 1 subunit gamma, which yields MHAPVLVLKDSLKRESGSKVHHANIQASKAVADIIRTTLGPRSMLKMLLDAAGGIVVTNDGNAILRELDLAHPAAKSMIELSRTQDEEVGDGTTSVIVLAGEMLHVAATFIDKNYHPTVICRAYNKALEDSIAVLDKIAMPIDVTDRATMLGLVKSCIGTKFTGQFGDLIADLAIDATTTVGVDLGQGLREVDIKKYIKVEKVPGGQLEDSKVLKGVMINKDVVAPGKMRRKILNPRIILLDCPLEYKKGENQTNAELVKEEDWEVLLKMEEEYIQNLCMQILKFKPDLVITEKGLSDLACHYLSKAGVSAIRRLRKTDNNRIAKACGAVVVNRPEELQESDIGTGAGLFEIKKFGDEFFAFIVDCKDPKACTVLLRGASKDLLNEVERNLQDAMSVARNILKNPKLLPGGGATELTVSAALKQKSSSIEGIEKWPYEAAAVAFEAIPRTLAQNCGVNVIRTMTALQGKHANAGNEWVGIDGNTGDIVDMKERKIWDSYNVKAQTFKTAIEAACMLLRIDDIVSGIKKKQAPGAGPTPSKPKIEEEGDADNEQILPD from the exons ATGCACGCCCCAGTCCTCGTTCTCA AAGATTCTTTAAAACGGGAATCTGGAAGCAAGGTTCATCATGCTAACATCCAAGCCTCCAAG GCTGTGGCTGACATAATTCGAACTACTTTGGGTCCTCGATCTATGCTTAAGATGCTGCTTGATGCCGCTGGAG GGATTGTGGTTACTAATGACGGAAATGCTATACTACGTGAGCTTGATCTTGCTCACCCAGCTGCCAAG TCAATGATTGAACTAAGCCGCACACAGGATGAGGAAGTTGGAGATGGCACAACATCTGTTATTGTACTAG CTGGTGAGATGCTCCATGTTGCTGCTACTTTCATTGACAAGAACTACCATCCTACCGTCATATGTCGAG CATATAATAAAGCTCTCGAAGATTCTATTGCTGTTCTGGACAAGATTGCAATGCCTATTGATGTCACTGACC GTGCCACGATGCTGGGCCTTGTCAAAAGTTGTATAGGCACAAAATTTACTGGACAATTTGGGGACCTAATTGCT GATCTTGCCATTGATGCTACAACCACAGTTGGTGTGGACCTTGGCCAAGGTCTACGTGAGgttgatattaaaaaatatataaaagttgaGAAGGTTCCTGGAGGGCAGCTGGAAGATTCCAAGGTTCTTAAGGGAGTTATGATTAATAAGGATGTTGTTGCACCTGGAAAAATGAGGAGAAAGATATTGAACCCACGCATTATTCTCCTTGATTGCCCCCTTGAGTATAAGAAAGGAGAAAACCAAACTAATGCTGAGTTGGTCAAGGAAGAAGACTG GGAAGTTCTGCTAAAGATGGAGGAGGAGTATATACAGAATCTGTGCATGCAGATACTGAAGTTTAAACCTGACTTGGTCATTACAGAAAAGGGGCTCAGTGATCTTGCATGTCATTACCTCAGCAAGGCCGGAGTCAGTGCCATCCGGAGATTGAGAAAGACTGACAATAACAGGATTGCAAAGGCTTGTGGTGCTGTTGTCGTCAACAGGCCGGAGGAGTTACAAGAATCTGATATTGGAACCGGAGCAGGGCTATTTGAAATCAAGAAGTTTGGTGATGAGTTTTTTGCATTTATTGTTGATTGCAAAGATCCAAAAGCCTGTACTGTCCTTTTGAGAGGTGCCAGCAAGGATCTTTTGAATGAGGTTGAGAGGAACTTGCAG GATGCTATGTCAGTGGCCCGAAACATCTTGAAAAATCCAAAGCTTCTTCCTGGTGGTGGTGCAACCGAGTTAACAGTATCGGCTGCACTAAAACAGAAGAGTTCATCAATTGAAGGGATAGAAAAG TGGCCCTATGAAGCTGCTGCTGTAGCTTTTGAGGCGATCCCACGAACCTTGGCTCAGAATTGCGGGGTGAATGTCATTCGAACAATGACTGCCCTCCAGGGAAAG CATGCTAATGCCGGAAATGAATGGGTTGGCATTGATGGAAATACTGGTGACATTGTTGATATGAAAGAGCGGAAG ATATGGGACTCCTACAATGTAAAGGCCCAAACTTTTAAGACGGCCATCGAGGCTGCTTGCATGCTTTTGAGGATTGATGACATTGTGAGTGGGATCAAGAAGAAGCAGGCTCCTGGGGCTGGCCCAACTCCATCTAAGCCTAAGatagaggaggaaggagatgcAGACAACGAGCAGATCCTACCAGATTAG